The genomic stretch CATCGCGACCTTCCAGGGCTTCTTCCAGGCCCTTGATGATGCCGCCGTGGCCATGCAGGTAGGCGTTCGGCTCACCGCCGTGGGAGTCTTCAACAACGTTGTCTTGCTCATCACGAACGCTGTAGTGGAACAGGACGACCTGGTTCTTTTCAATTGGCATAAGGCTCTCTTTCACGTTTAAAGATGCCCCATTGTAACCGGCAGCAGCTGTGACGTCAGAGCGGAAACTGGCTTCATCCCTGCCAATAGGCCTTACTGGCCTCATCCATCGGAAAAAAGTGCTCGATCCGCAAATTCTGAGCAGTCACATCCAGCGGCGTGCCTATCGTTGCAATGGTGGAAAAGATCCTGAGCTGCTGATCGCCCAGATTCAGTGTGAAAGGAATCGCCGGGTAGTCCAGGTGCTCCACCACGTGGTTTTTCCAGTTCTGAGGAACGCCGGGCACGGTCAAAGCCTGCTCCAGTAACCGGTTGGGCTGATCCCGGAAAGGGCCCGCAAGGTGCTCATGGTAAACGCGTTGCAGCATGTGGCAGGCAATATTCTCCCAATCAACCACGAAGGGTTTCATGCCGCGCTCATCCAGCAGCGACAGCAAGAAGTTCGGCCGGGCCGGAAACCGGGCCCCCAGCTCGTTCATCCTCGCCATCATCGCCTGCATGGTCTGGTTGGCCATCACCAGATAATACTCATGGTCGAAAACCACGGCCGGGTACGGCAGGTGCCCCTCCAGCAAGTGTTCAAGCGCCTCCCTGATCATGGACATGGCAGGCGCATTCAGATCCTGATCGGAGTAGACCTGGCTGTATCCTGCAGCAGACAGGAGCCGATTGGTTCCGGCCAGGTCCGCCTGCAGCATCTGAGCTAAATGTATAACCATGCCTTTGCTGGGCTTGCTGCGGCCGGTTTCCAGAAAGCTGATGTGCTTGGGCGACACCTCACACGCAAGGGCAAAATCCATCTGGCTCAGGCGCTTGCCCAGCCGCATTTCTCTGAACAGAGTACCAAAGGCGCTCATTGGGCTTCCTGTAAATTCCGAGTGTTCAGCCATTATCGTAGCCGAGGGTAGGCGGAACCATTACCTCACAGGTAATTGAGACTATCACCGCCCGGGTAGAAGCTTTGCAGTGTAGTCCCACATTTTGCGAAACCCGATTGAGGTGATCCCATGAAAAACTTAATACGTCGATTCAGCGTGAAGCAAATCCTTCTGAGCGATGTCTTCCTCTCCACGCCCCTTGCGTTGGCTCTTATTCTCGCCGCTGAGCCGATTGCCCAGTGGGCCGGTGGCCCTGGCGCAACCTTCTACATGGTGGTCGGCATTGTGATGCTGCTGTGGTGCGTGGATATGGCCGTTATCGCCAGCAAGGAACAGTGGCAGGAGAAGTTCCTCAAGCTGATAATTATGGTAGATGTCACCTGGAGCCTGATGGCCCTTGCCCTGATGATCTGGTTTGCCCCAAGCCTGCAACCTCTGGGCTGGGCACTGTTCGCCCTGAATGTGCTGGTTCCGCTGGACATGGCATGGATGAAGCGGGTTGCCAGCAGCAAACCAGAGCAGCCTGCGTTCGGCTAATGAGTTGCTCAAAGAGATGATCTTGTGTGGCTGGGCGCTTCCAGCCACACAATTGCCAGTTGTTTTGTGGTTTGACGGTTTAGATTTCCAGAGGCTCACACCTCATTCGCCTTCCGAAACTGCCCCTGATAATCAAAAACCCGTTCCTGCACCTGCCAATAGTGCTTCTGCTTACGCGCAATCACGAAATCCGGTGCCGGCAATAAGGCCTCCAGCTCAAGCACCTCATCCGCTGAGCTGAACGCTTTCGGGGCCTGGCTATTGGCAAAGCGACGCCCGAACAGTTTATTAAAAACAGCGCGTTGGCCCGGCTTGCTGAAATCAAACGACTCGCCGAGTTCTTCCCCATCTTCCCCGTGATAGGTGATCTTCAACTTGCTGCCATCGGCAACCAGCGATATCCCGGCGCAGCGGATGACCATGGCATCCTTGAGTTTCAGCGCATCTCTCAGCTGATCATCCGGGTCGATGATGGCTTTGTGGCACTGGTGACAGTTGCGGGCCGCAATATCATTCTCAGCCCCGCAATGCGGGCACTCCTTGAAGCGGAAACGGTAATCGCACTGCTGCGGGCGTTCATCCTGAACCCCGTCAACAGGCTCGAGCAGTCCCTGACAACGACGCCCGTAATGCTCGATCACACGGCCATCATCGTCTGTTTTGCCCCAGAAGATATTGGCAAACCCGCAGCCCGGGCAGAACACCTGCACCGGCTCACTGTCGGGGTTCGGCTTTGGCTCCCCCACTTCCGGATGATGCAGATTCACATGGTTGCCGGCGTAATCGATCACCAGGCAATCCTGTTTACCCTCATCCAGACGAAGCCCGCGGCCTACTATTTGCTGATAGAGACTCACCGACTGGGTGGGCCGAAGAATGGCGATGAAGTCCACATGGGGCGCATCAAAGCCCGTGGTGAGCACAGACACGTTCACCAGATATTTCAACTGCCGCTGCTTGAAGCGCTGAATCAGCAAGTCCCGATCCTTCAGATCGGTGGCGCCCGTTATCAGGGCAGTTTCGTGTTCTGGCAGGTATCCGGCGACCTCCCGCGCATGCTCCACGGTGGCCGCAAAGATCATCACGCCCTGACGCTCGGCAGCCAACTCCACAACCTGCTCAATGATCGCCCGGGTCACGCGCTTGTGTTTGCTCAGCAGCTGGTTAACGTCCCTCTCGGCGTATTCGCCAAAGCGGTCCTTGGGCAGCGCAGAGAAATCGTATTGAGCCACTGCCGCGTTCACCAGCTCCGGCCGGGTGAGATACCCCCGGTTGATCATGTAACTCAGCGGTAGCTCGTAAATGCAGTGCTGAAAAGGCTTGTCATCCTCGCCCCGAACAAAGCCCCGATAGTGATAGCGATAGATCCAGCCCATGGCCAGACGGTAAGGCGTAGCAGTCAGCCCGAGCACTTTCAGAGAATCGTTCTGTTGCCGCAAGAGCTCTATGATGCGCTGATATTGGCTAGTTTCTTCTCCGCTGACCCGATGGCATTCATCAATAATGACCAGCGAGTATTCGTCCCGAAACTGATCCAGGTTCGCCGATACCGACTGCACACTGGCAAAGGTCACCTGGTGGTGACTTTCCTTCCGCTTCAGCCCGGCGGAGAAAATTCCGCCGGTTAATCCATAACTCTGATACTTGGCGTGATTCTGCTCCACCAGCTCCTTTACGTGGGTTACCACCAGGATCTTTCGCTTTGCGAGACGCGCCAACTCGGCAATAACCAGGCTTTTCCCCGCACCGGTTGGCAGCACGATAACGGCGGACTCATCGGTTTTCCGAAAATGAGCCAGCGTGGCGTCAACCGCTTCCCGCTGGTAAGGCCGGAGTTTGAAAGGAGCGTTCATTTTGGAGGGCTTACTCGTTCTCAGACAGTGTGTTTCGGCTCTTAATGTTCATTGATAAATGCTCATGTGCACAACACCACTGACTGCTATCTTTGAATTGAGGAAGTAGAGGCGTTTGAGCTGACAGATACCCTGAGTTCTCCTCCAGGTCCATTACCACAGATCAGCAACCTGACTGGATTAAAGGAATCAGTCAGGCCTCCGTTTTCCAGTATAAGGAGATATTGCATGAGCAATTATATGTCGATATTGGGCGCCGTCGGGATTGCCGGCATAGCCGTCGCTATCACCGGTTGCGCGGGCTCCGTGGAGCCCCCCACCTCCCAAATGCGAGCCGCCGAATCTTCCGTTCAACAAGCGGTGTCATCCGACGCAAGAAACTTTGAGCCAGTGCTGCTGAATCAGGCCCAGAACAAGCTTGCCGATGCCGAAGAGCTCATCGACGATGAAATGAGCGAGGAGAATTATCAGAAAGCACTGCACCTTTTGGAACAGGCATCCGTCGATGCTCAGCTGGCCGGCGCGCGTGCCGAAACTGCAAAGGCCAAACAGGCTGTGGAAGAGATCAACAGGAACATTGAGTCTCTTCGCCAACGCATGAATGGAAGCCAGTAAGGGCGCCAGCTTAAACAGGAGATTGATATGAACAATCGATACATGATTTTGAGCATGGTTGTCAGCTTTTCCATCTTCCTGGCCGGATGTGCCAGTGCGCCCAAGGACAATCAGATGGTTGACGAAGCAAAGGCGGCCTATGAGGATATCCGAACCGATCCAGACGTTGCCCGCAGTGGCGACCGCCAGCTGAGAAGCGCCAGGGATCAGCTTGCCCGCGCTGAGCGATTACTGGAAGAGGGTGCCAGCACCGCGGAAATCGAGCATGCGGCCTACCTGGCCAATCGCCATGCCGAGATTGCCCGGGAGCAGGCCGAACGCGCCAAGCTGCAGCAACAGATAAACTCCGCCGAAGAAAGACGCAAGGAACTGGAGTTGCAGGCTCGCTCTGCAGAGGCCCAGGCTGCCCAGCAGGAAGCCGCTGAATTGCGCCGTCAAATGGAAGCTATGCAGGCCGAACAGACAGACCGTGGCATGGTACTTACCCTGGGTGACGTTCTGTTCGACCTGAATCGTGCTGAACTGAAACCTGCCGGGGAAACGACAGTAGGCCGCCTGGCTGAATTCATGGCTGAATATGAAAACCGTCGCGTGCGCGTGGAAGGCTACACGGACAGCACCGGAGCAGAATCTTACAACCAACAACTGTCAGAGCGTCGGGCTGAGGCTGTAAGAGAGGCCCTGATGGATAGAGGTATTAATCGGGCCCGGATTGAAGTGCAGGGATTCGGGGAACAATACCCGGTTGCGACGAACGAAACACCCGCAGGGCGCCAACAGAACAGGCGGGTCGAGATAGTGATTTCCGATGCGGACGGAAATATAAAAGAACGTTAGAACGCGAATGAACACCGGAACAGAGTGTTTGCCCAGCAAACAAGTCTGTTCCGGTTTTTCGCAACAGTTGAAAACTTTGCTATGCAGGGCCTCCTAATTAGCGTACTGTCTTGCTCGTTGGAAAGATCTAGCAAAGCATTTCACGAATAAGACCTCTTGTGTTGCCACACCTTTTGTCCTGTTTTTGATCCTGCACGTTTTTTTATTTCCCGCATATCGCTGATCAATGATCAAAACGATCCTTTGACGGCACCTTATTGATTAATTTCAGGATAACTATTTATGTCTACAATTACCGGCAACGTTAAGTTCTTCAACGAAGCAAAAGGTTTTGGTTTTATTACTCGTGAAGGCGGCGCAGACGTCTTTGTTCATTACAGCAATATTCAGGGTGGCGGTTTCAAAACTCTGGCCGAAGGCCAGGAAGTTGAGTTCACCGTGACTCAGGGCCAAAAAGGCCCGCAAGCAGAAAACGTTATTGGCCTGTAAATAACAGCCAATACGTGATCAAAAAAGGCAGCCTTAGGGCTGCCTTTTTTTTTGAACACACTAAGCGATTTACCCATCCGTTTTTCATAGGTTAATAGCGTCGCAACAAATCCCGATAAAGCCGGTTATTCCAGTCCTGGACAATAATCTGGGACCTGAAAAGTTGCCACAATTCCCAGGAATAAACGATCGCAAGCAGGATAACTCCGGGCAAAACCAAACCAGCGACGAAACACCCGATAGCAACAAGCAAGGCGCCAATATCCATCAGCCCCCATTGCCATCGCCCCAGGTAAAAATGGTGCAATCCGGTGACAAAAAACCAGTTCAGTGCCGCGTAGGTATCCGGATCCTTCACCGCTTTCCCGGCCTTCCGGTAGAATTCCACTCGCTGTTCTTCTGAAAGCTCTCGAATCTTCTTTCTGAGGGCTTCTTCCTCGGCATCAACCTCTTCTTGTCTCAGCATGCCCGATATCCCCCGTGACCGGCTCAATGCATTTACAGATCGCGTCCGGCCTGTTGCACCTGCGAAGGCGGTGAAACGTTAACCTCACTCCCTCATAGAATCCGAACCGGCGGATAGCTTCCTCAGAGTAAGCCGAGCAACTCGGCTCAAAGTTGCAGTCGATGCCAAACCATCGAGTACCACCGCCTGTCCGACGATAAAACCCGATGGCCTTCAGTGCTAACGCCTGCAGCACCGGTTAGCGCCCCAGGGTCACAATCACGGATTCACGCTGCCAGAACAGCCAGAAACGCTTCATCTCCAGAACCTGGAATACCACCTGCCAACCCTCGGCAGCATACCGATTCAATTCTGCTTCGATTTTTTTCAAAGGCAGGCCAGAGGAGCCGAGCAGGAGCGTGCCACAGCCACCTTCCGAAATATGGACCATCTTGTATTCGGTGAAACGTTGAGCCGTCATTCCATTTCCTTATGTTTGAAAATTTATCCCTGATTTTAGGGACTTGAAAGCCTATCCCAAATTTGAGGCACGATAAACCTCGCAGTTCACATCGCACTATCAGGCAACCCCGGGGCCGTATTGATCAATCGGATTTTCAATTTCAGCACCGGAAATACAAATAAGTAACCAACGGTCATTTACAGACAGAAATCACTAGAGTACATTAAGTAACCACCGTTCATTTAAATGGAGAGAATCATGTCGTACGTGGTTATCACTGGCGCCAGCGCCGGCATTGGCGAGTGCTTCGCCCGGGCACTCGCCGCGGAAAAACAGAACGTGATTCTGGTGGCTCGCCGGGAAGAGCGCCTGAATGCTCTGGCCGCAGAATTAAAGAAACAGCATGGAATTGAGGCCATCGTCCTGAAAGCCGACCTGGCGGATCAGACCGGCGCCGACGCACTGGCCCGGCGGATCAACGAGGGCGGCTGGCCGCTTGCCGGCTTGATCAACAACGCCGGGTTTGGCGACCGCGGCGCCTTTTCCGATCTGGCGCTGGAACGACAGCTGGCAATGATCCAGGTGAACATCACCTCGCTGGTCTCCCTCACCTGGCAGCTGCTGCCAGCCCTGCGCAAACAGAGCGGCAGTTTTGTGATCAACGTGGCTTCCACAGCGGCGTTCCAGGCCGGGCCGAATATGGCCATTTACTACGCCACCAAAGCATTTGTGTTGTCTTTCTCCGAAGCGCTTCATGAGGAACTCAAAGGGGCAGGCGTTGCGGTGAGTGCCTTGTGCCCTGGTGCCACTGCTTCAGAGTTTGCCCAGGAAGCACACATGACTGACACCAAACTCTTCAAAGCCGGCACCATGACAGCCGAGGCAGTGGTCAAGAAATCCCTGGCCCAACGCAGAAACGCCATTGTTATTCCGGGGCTGCGCAACCTGCTGATGGTCTGGTCTGGTAAACTCTCGCCCCGTGCCGTAACACGACGGCTGGCCGGGTGGCTGCAAGCCTGATGTGGGCCAACAAACAAGCATTTTGAGGTGGTTTTGAAGCACAGACTATGCGGTGGTAAACAACGCGCCCGGACCGAGTCGGACAAGGCGCTGCGGGAACAGCAGATACTCGATGCGGCGGAAAGGCTGTTTCTGGAGCACCGGTTCCACGGCCTGACCCTGGCGGATGTGGCCCGCGAAACCGGGCTCACCAAAGCGGCACTGTATCGCTACTTCCGCAGCAAGGAACTGCTGTTCATTGCCGTTTATCGCCGCGCAATGTCAGGCTGGGTTTCAGACGTTGAAGCCGTTGGCCCGGACGGTTTCCCCAACCAGTTTGTAGACCGCATCCTGGCCCACCCCGTGTTCTGCGGTCTCACCGCCATCCTGCACATTGCTCTTGAAACCGGCCTGAGCGAAGAGGAGGCCCGGGAGTTCAAACTGTTCCTGCTGTCACAGTCCCGGCGTATCACCGCTGTCATCGGCAAAGCAACAAACCGGGAAGAAGCCGCTTGCCTGCGATACCTCCTGCAGTGCCAGCAAGCACTGATCGGCTGCTGGCATATGTCTCACCCGCCGGAGCCGGCCCGAAAAGCCATGCAGCTGGAACCGCTGACCGTTTTCCAGCTGGAGTTTTCAGACACACTCGAACACCATCTGAGCATTCTGACCAAGGCGTTTATGCAAGACGAATGATCGCCCTGCAGGCAGAAACAGACGCAAACTTTATACCGACGTGGTCGATACTATCTCTCGGCGGAACTCTTTCGCCGCTGCAAGCGTGTGCTGACCCAGGCCTGAGCCAGGGTCAGGTTCACGCTGGAAAGGAACTAAGTACTCGGTGAACAACTGGCTCTTGGGAGATAGTCAATCCAGCTTCGGATCAGTTGAGCACCTTCCTGATGCACCGTGCTGCGGCCCAGCTCAGGCATCTTGTGCCTGCTATCTGTCGTTTCGACCCGGAACAGCAGGTAAGACTCATCCGCGTTGCCTGGAATCACATCGTACGGGTATCCCTCTTTGCCGCCCGCCACCGGGTCCTTGCAGACACCGAATTTACCAGGCGAGTCGGCATAGTTGCGGTTGTACTCCAACTGCACGCCGCTGCTTCCAGCGGGCCCTGCATAGTCGGCAGGCAACGTCAGGTCGGCACGGTGGCAGTGGGCGCAGTTGATGTCTAGATAGGCTCTGGCCGCATCGTTCAATTCCGCATCACTCAATGACGGAATATGGGTGTTGTCATCGAATACCGGCGCCTTTTCCACGGTGTTGAAATCCCCTGGCAATCCGGTCAGCAACTCGCCTTCGGCCCAGTATTGAAGCTGGTTGTATACCGTACCATCGGGATAACTGAAGTTGGTATTCAGATAACGGGCTTTGGGACCTATCGGCAGGAAGATCTGCTCGCGCTGGTCATCAGGCCCGGCAAGGTCCGGCACGATAGAATGGCAGGAGGTGCAGTCTGCGGCCTTGGGCACCGCGTAATCAAAGGTGAGTGCTTGCCCTTGATTGTTTACGGTGGACAGATCAGTCAGGCGTTTGCCCGCGATAGCCAAAGTCGCATCCGACTCCGAGGACCAGTAATACGGCAATGCGATCCAGCCATCGGTTCGATGAATCAGCAGCCGGGTCTCGATGACCAGCTCTGCACCGTCACGCATGGCGGTGTTCTCCGGCAACGCAAAAGTTTTTGCTATCACCGTCCCGACCGGAAACTCGAGAACCTCTGACGCGTTGTAACCGACCTGTTGGCCTTCCGGCACAAACACGAAACGGTACTTGGTGGTGTAGTCAGAAAACAAAGCGGTCGAGAGATCATAGGGCACCCCACCTCGCGTCGGTCCCGACGTGGGATCACTGGCGTCGGCAAACAGGTTGTAGTCGGAAAGCTTGGGACACACCTCGGTCATCAGCGCGTCCCAGTTCACGCCATCTGTCGTTGCACTGCAGCTGCCTTCCGATCCTGTCGGCGCCCCTGCACTGGCATTCAGTGCGCTCCCGGTCAGACCCGAACCCTCGTCAACCGAGGAATCCCCACTTCCACCGCCTCCACAGGCGGCCAGAAGTACCGAAGCCCCCAATACCGCTGCGATTGCTCTATGGTTGTTGCTCATTCGAAACCCTCCCTTACAGCGCGCAGGCGGCTTCCGCCAGGTCATCCCCGGTACAGCCGTATATGTTGTTGCGGAAATTCACCACTGCCGGTGCCAGCCGGGGCTGAACGCAATTCAGAAAGGTATTGTTGACCATCTGATCAATCAGCAGATGCGGTAGCGGGTTGCCACTGCCGTCGACCATTGTTATCTGGGCGGGATCATCCGGATAGACCAGACCAGTATTCACTTCGTCGTAGTCTGGCGCCGGGTTGCCGTTGATGTTGCTGTTGGCACAAATCTGATCACCTGGGCCATAAGGGTCGTAGTTCACGCCATCCGCCTGAGCCTCGGCGCCGACCAGCGCATTAAAGGCAGCCAGCTCACCGGCATTGGAGAGCAATTCACCAATCCCGTCGTACAGAATCGCCGGGAACGTTTGTGGTGTTCCCTTGCTGTTCATGTTCGAAGCGTAGCCATCAATAATTGGCTGGAGCAGCGCGCCCCGGGGGTTACCGCCGTTCCGGGCAATGGTGTTGTTGTGCAGGTAGACGTTCTTGAGCGTCGGGCTCCAGCCGTTACCGATGGTGGCGCCATAATTGGCTGGGTAACTGGGCAGGTCGTCATCGACCAAAAGGTAACTGGTGATCGCAACAGCCGTGGTGTCGTTATCGGTGATCTGGTTGTTGTAAATCTCAACGTCGCTGGTCGCCAGCACCAGCGCACCGGTTCCCGGCGGTACCAACCCAACCACACCAGCACCGACATTATCGGCGTTATTGCTGTATGCCTGGTTATTGAACACACGAACATTGCCACCATAGGCCTTATCCAGCCCGGGCAAGTCGAAGACCAGAATGCCACCGGAGTTTCCGAGCGCGATGTTGTTGTAGACATCCGCCATGGTGGAGTTCTCTATCTCGATGCCGGCCACGTTCTGCTTGGCGGTGTTGTTCCGTACCACAATATTTTCGGACTGGCCCACGTAGATGCCCGCATCCGCAGAGCCGAAGGCGTAATTGTTCTCCAGCAGCACGTTCTGGCTCTTCAGGGGATACAGCCCATAGGCCCCGTTATTGGCCTCCAGCTCACCTTCCCAGACAGTGGCGGTGTGGGTCATATGGATGCCGTTGACGTTGGTGGCTTTGATACCGTTTTTTGGGGCCTCATAAACGCCGAAGTCACGCACAGTGATTCCATTTCCGCCCTGAAAGCGGAATGCATCGTCGCCATTGGAATTACTGAAGTCCAATGCGGTTTCGTTGATGCCGTGACCGGTGAGGGTTAACCCACTGGCACTGTTTACAACAATGCTCTCTGTGACCACAAAACGCCCTTTCGGCAAGACCACCAGGGCATCTTCCGGCAGATCAAAAAGTGCAACAGACAACGCCTCGGTAATGTCATCACCGTCTGCCGCATCGGGCGCTACCAGAATGGCACCCTCAGGGATTGAAAAACCGGAGGTGGTCACAGCAAGTTCGGCCACAACATCGGCGGGCTGCCCGTCGACCCCATCCTTGCCATCCACTCCGTCTTGACCATCATCCCCTCCGCAACCGGAGAGCAGAACACTGCCTGCAATGGCTGTAACCAACAGTCGCTTCTTGAACGTTCTAGCCTGGCGCATCTTAACCTCTGTTTTCTTGTGTTTTTATTCTCACGTCCTCAAACGAACGCGGTGTACCGAACGACACTAAGCAGGCGGCAATGACTTGGCGAGAACAACAG from Marinobacter adhaerens HP15 encodes the following:
- a CDS encoding helix-turn-helix domain-containing protein, translated to MSAFGTLFREMRLGKRLSQMDFALACEVSPKHISFLETGRSKPSKGMVIHLAQMLQADLAGTNRLLSAAGYSQVYSDQDLNAPAMSMIREALEHLLEGHLPYPAVVFDHEYYLVMANQTMQAMMARMNELGARFPARPNFLLSLLDERGMKPFVVDWENIACHMLQRVYHEHLAGPFRDQPNRLLEQALTVPGVPQNWKNHVVEHLDYPAIPFTLNLGDQQLRIFSTIATIGTPLDVTAQNLRIEHFFPMDEASKAYWQG
- a CDS encoding DEAD/DEAH box helicase, producing the protein MNAPFKLRPYQREAVDATLAHFRKTDESAVIVLPTGAGKSLVIAELARLAKRKILVVTHVKELVEQNHAKYQSYGLTGGIFSAGLKRKESHHQVTFASVQSVSANLDQFRDEYSLVIIDECHRVSGEETSQYQRIIELLRQQNDSLKVLGLTATPYRLAMGWIYRYHYRGFVRGEDDKPFQHCIYELPLSYMINRGYLTRPELVNAAVAQYDFSALPKDRFGEYAERDVNQLLSKHKRVTRAIIEQVVELAAERQGVMIFAATVEHAREVAGYLPEHETALITGATDLKDRDLLIQRFKQRQLKYLVNVSVLTTGFDAPHVDFIAILRPTQSVSLYQQIVGRGLRLDEGKQDCLVIDYAGNHVNLHHPEVGEPKPNPDSEPVQVFCPGCGFANIFWGKTDDDGRVIEHYGRRCQGLLEPVDGVQDERPQQCDYRFRFKECPHCGAENDIAARNCHQCHKAIIDPDDQLRDALKLKDAMVIRCAGISLVADGSKLKITYHGEDGEELGESFDFSKPGQRAVFNKLFGRRFANSQAPKAFSSADEVLELEALLPAPDFVIARKQKHYWQVQERVFDYQGQFRKANEV
- a CDS encoding DUF4398 domain-containing protein gives rise to the protein MSNYMSILGAVGIAGIAVAITGCAGSVEPPTSQMRAAESSVQQAVSSDARNFEPVLLNQAQNKLADAEELIDDEMSEENYQKALHLLEQASVDAQLAGARAETAKAKQAVEEINRNIESLRQRMNGSQ
- a CDS encoding OmpA family protein, which produces MNNRYMILSMVVSFSIFLAGCASAPKDNQMVDEAKAAYEDIRTDPDVARSGDRQLRSARDQLARAERLLEEGASTAEIEHAAYLANRHAEIAREQAERAKLQQQINSAEERRKELELQARSAEAQAAQQEAAELRRQMEAMQAEQTDRGMVLTLGDVLFDLNRAELKPAGETTVGRLAEFMAEYENRRVRVEGYTDSTGAESYNQQLSERRAEAVREALMDRGINRARIEVQGFGEQYPVATNETPAGRQQNRRVEIVISDADGNIKER
- a CDS encoding cold-shock protein; translated protein: MSTITGNVKFFNEAKGFGFITREGGADVFVHYSNIQGGGFKTLAEGQEVEFTVTQGQKGPQAENVIGL
- a CDS encoding TM2 domain-containing protein — translated: MLRQEEVDAEEEALRKKIRELSEEQRVEFYRKAGKAVKDPDTYAALNWFFVTGLHHFYLGRWQWGLMDIGALLVAIGCFVAGLVLPGVILLAIVYSWELWQLFRSQIIVQDWNNRLYRDLLRRY
- the yidD gene encoding membrane protein insertion efficiency factor YidD gives rise to the protein MLQALALKAIGFYRRTGGGTRWFGIDCNFEPSCSAYSEEAIRRFGFYEGVRLTFHRLRRCNRPDAICKCIEPVTGDIGHAETRRG
- a CDS encoding DUF4177 domain-containing protein gives rise to the protein MTAQRFTEYKMVHISEGGCGTLLLGSSGLPLKKIEAELNRYAAEGWQVVFQVLEMKRFWLFWQRESVIVTLGR
- a CDS encoding SDR family NAD(P)-dependent oxidoreductase; this encodes MSYVVITGASAGIGECFARALAAEKQNVILVARREERLNALAAELKKQHGIEAIVLKADLADQTGADALARRINEGGWPLAGLINNAGFGDRGAFSDLALERQLAMIQVNITSLVSLTWQLLPALRKQSGSFVINVASTAAFQAGPNMAIYYATKAFVLSFSEALHEELKGAGVAVSALCPGATASEFAQEAHMTDTKLFKAGTMTAEAVVKKSLAQRRNAIVIPGLRNLLMVWSGKLSPRAVTRRLAGWLQA
- a CDS encoding TetR family transcriptional regulator — translated: MVLKHRLCGGKQRARTESDKALREQQILDAAERLFLEHRFHGLTLADVARETGLTKAALYRYFRSKELLFIAVYRRAMSGWVSDVEAVGPDGFPNQFVDRILAHPVFCGLTAILHIALETGLSEEEAREFKLFLLSQSRRITAVIGKATNREEAACLRYLLQCQQALIGCWHMSHPPEPARKAMQLEPLTVFQLEFSDTLEHHLSILTKAFMQDE
- a CDS encoding SO2930 family diheme c-type cytochrome; the protein is MSNNHRAIAAVLGASVLLAACGGGGSGDSSVDEGSGLTGSALNASAGAPTGSEGSCSATTDGVNWDALMTEVCPKLSDYNLFADASDPTSGPTRGGVPYDLSTALFSDYTTKYRFVFVPEGQQVGYNASEVLEFPVGTVIAKTFALPENTAMRDGAELVIETRLLIHRTDGWIALPYYWSSESDATLAIAGKRLTDLSTVNNQGQALTFDYAVPKAADCTSCHSIVPDLAGPDDQREQIFLPIGPKARYLNTNFSYPDGTVYNQLQYWAEGELLTGLPGDFNTVEKAPVFDDNTHIPSLSDAELNDAARAYLDINCAHCHRADLTLPADYAGPAGSSGVQLEYNRNYADSPGKFGVCKDPVAGGKEGYPYDVIPGNADESYLLFRVETTDSRHKMPELGRSTVHQEGAQLIRSWIDYLPRASCSPST
- a CDS encoding parallel beta-helix domain-containing protein, whose translation is MRQARTFKKRLLVTAIAGSVLLSGCGGDDGQDGVDGKDGVDGQPADVVAELAVTTSGFSIPEGAILVAPDAADGDDITEALSVALFDLPEDALVVLPKGRFVVTESIVVNSASGLTLTGHGINETALDFSNSNGDDAFRFQGGNGITVRDFGVYEAPKNGIKATNVNGIHMTHTATVWEGELEANNGAYGLYPLKSQNVLLENNYAFGSADAGIYVGQSENIVVRNNTAKQNVAGIEIENSTMADVYNNIALGNSGGILVFDLPGLDKAYGGNVRVFNNQAYSNNADNVGAGVVGLVPPGTGALVLATSDVEIYNNQITDNDTTAVAITSYLLVDDDLPSYPANYGATIGNGWSPTLKNVYLHNNTIARNGGNPRGALLQPIIDGYASNMNSKGTPQTFPAILYDGIGELLSNAGELAAFNALVGAEAQADGVNYDPYGPGDQICANSNINGNPAPDYDEVNTGLVYPDDPAQITMVDGSGNPLPHLLIDQMVNNTFLNCVQPRLAPAVVNFRNNIYGCTGDDLAEAACAL